The proteins below are encoded in one region of Lactuca sativa cultivar Salinas chromosome 3, Lsat_Salinas_v11, whole genome shotgun sequence:
- the LOC111900352 gene encoding uncharacterized protein LOC111900352, whose translation MDDMIVRTREKEIDIEHLRKRNPKTGQVTGVSVKKPRGFDSRLKGMYGQSRCGKFSKTHEGACNVGGSGCYKCRKLGHYGSDCTTPTPIVHPSDLISFHCNQKDHKNANCPRLVPAVPVAAPAQSTLQITDGR comes from the coding sequence ATGGATGACATGATAGTGAGGACGAGGGAGAAggagattgatatagagcacctcaggaagaggaaccCAAAGACGGGGCAGGTGACTGGGGTTTCTGTGAAGAAACCCAGGGGATTTGACTCAAGGTTGAAGGGCATGTATGGACAGAGCCGCTGTGGGAAATTCAGCAAGAcacacgagggagcgtgcaatgTGGGGGGATCGGGCTGCTATAAATGCAGAAAGTTAGGACACTATGGCAGCGATTGTACTACTCCTACCCCCATTGTTCATCCATCAGACCTGATTtccttccattgcaatcagaaggaCCATAAAAACGCCAACTGCCCGAGATTGGTACCGGCAGTGCCAGTGGCGGCGCCAGCTCAATCGACCCTGCAGATCACGGATGGCCGATAG